In a genomic window of Enterobacter asburiae:
- the recC gene encoding exodeoxyribonuclease V subunit gamma: protein MLRVYHSNRLDVLEALMEFIVERERLDDPFEPEMVLVQSTGMAQWLQMSLSRKFGIAANIDFPLPASFIWDMFVRVLPDIPEQSAFNKQGMSWKLMALLPEMLQHDEFAMLRHYLNDDTDKRKLFQLASRTADLYDQYLVYRSDWLIRWEAGELVEGLPEAQIWQAPLWKALVEHTEKLGQPKWHRANLYDRFISILENASERPARLPSRVFICGISALPPVYLKALYALGKHIDIHILFTNPCRQYWGDILDERWLARLVTRQRKRLFEERSVPLFKDGSTAGQLFDEDGIQNLPNPLLASWGKLGRDYIHMLSDITSSGEGDVDAFVEIAPDSLLHNIQLDILDLENRAVMGVTAKEFERSDSKRKLDAEDRSITFHVCHSPQREVEVLHDQLLAMLQDDPELTPRDIVVMVADIDSYSPFIQAVFGSATGERYLPYAISDRRARQSHPALQAFVTLLSLPDSRFISEDVLALLDVPVLAARFNINEEGLRYLRQWVNESGVRWGIDDDNVQEFELPPTGQHTWRFGLTRMLLGYAMESSQGEWNEVLPYDESSGLIAELVGHLASLLMQLNRWRRELMQPRPLEAWLPVCRALLNDFFLPDSDTEAAMALIETQWQAIVDEGVNSHYHEAIPLSLLRDELTQRLDQERISQRFLAGPINICTLMPMRSIPFKVVCLLGMNDGVYPRALAPLGFDLMSADPKRGDRSRRDDDRYLFLEALISAQSKLYISYIGRSIQDNSERFPSVLVQELVDYIGQSHYLAGDDALNCDESEQRVKAHITCIHSRMPFDPVNYIVSEQQSYAREWLPAAKKEGRAHTDFIQPLDPLPISTLTFEQLQRFWAHPVRAFFQQRLQVNFRSEESEIPDAEPFTLEGLERYQLNLQLLNALVEEEDADKLYRRYRAAGQLPYGAFGEIVWEAQCQEMTALAERVREHRQPGQSIEIDLHCNGVQLTGWLTQVQPDGLLRWRPSLLSVSQGLQLWLEHLVYSAGGNKGESRIFVRKDGEWRFPPMEAEQALRYLSLYIEGYLQGMNKPLLLLPESGGAWIKACYDAQNDAMLTDEASLQKARSKFMQAYEGNMMVRGEGEDVWYQRLWRTLEPEYFEAITEEAQRYLLPLFKFNQS, encoded by the coding sequence ATGTTAAGGGTCTACCACTCAAATCGTCTGGATGTGCTGGAAGCGCTGATGGAATTTATCGTTGAGCGCGAGCGGCTTGACGATCCTTTTGAGCCAGAAATGGTGCTGGTGCAGAGCACCGGTATGGCACAGTGGTTGCAAATGTCGCTTTCCCGTAAGTTTGGCATTGCCGCGAACATTGATTTCCCGCTGCCCGCGAGCTTTATCTGGGATATGTTCGTGCGCGTGTTGCCAGACATTCCCGAACAGAGCGCCTTCAACAAGCAGGGCATGAGCTGGAAGCTGATGGCGCTACTGCCGGAAATGCTGCAACACGATGAATTCGCCATGCTGCGCCACTACCTCAATGACGATACCGATAAGCGCAAGCTGTTCCAGCTGGCGTCCCGCACCGCCGATCTCTACGACCAATACCTTGTTTACCGTTCTGACTGGTTAATTCGCTGGGAAGCGGGCGAACTGGTTGAAGGACTACCGGAGGCGCAAATATGGCAGGCACCGCTGTGGAAAGCGCTGGTAGAGCATACGGAGAAGCTTGGGCAGCCTAAGTGGCACCGTGCCAACCTGTACGATCGGTTTATCTCAATACTCGAGAATGCGTCGGAGCGTCCAGCCCGACTGCCGTCACGCGTTTTTATCTGTGGGATATCCGCATTACCGCCAGTTTATCTGAAGGCCTTGTATGCGCTGGGTAAACATATTGATATTCATATTTTGTTCACCAACCCTTGCCGGCAGTATTGGGGGGATATCCTCGACGAACGTTGGCTTGCGCGGCTGGTAACTCGCCAACGAAAGCGCCTTTTTGAAGAACGATCCGTCCCGCTGTTTAAAGACGGTTCGACTGCCGGGCAGCTTTTTGATGAAGACGGTATCCAGAACCTGCCCAATCCACTGCTTGCCTCATGGGGGAAGCTCGGGCGTGATTACATTCATATGCTCTCCGATATTACCTCATCAGGCGAGGGTGACGTTGACGCCTTTGTCGAGATCGCGCCGGATAGCCTGCTGCATAATATTCAATTAGATATTCTGGATCTGGAAAACCGTGCCGTTATGGGCGTGACGGCGAAAGAGTTTGAGCGCAGCGACAGCAAGCGGAAGCTGGATGCTGAGGATCGCAGTATCACGTTCCATGTTTGCCATAGCCCCCAGCGTGAGGTCGAAGTACTTCACGACCAGCTGCTGGCGATGCTGCAGGACGACCCTGAACTCACCCCGCGCGATATCGTGGTAATGGTGGCGGATATCGACAGCTACAGTCCCTTTATTCAGGCCGTTTTCGGCAGTGCGACCGGGGAGCGGTACCTGCCTTATGCCATCTCTGACCGTCGTGCCCGCCAGTCGCACCCGGCATTGCAGGCATTTGTTACCCTGCTTTCACTGCCGGATAGCCGCTTTATCTCCGAAGATGTTCTGGCATTACTGGATGTTCCCGTGCTGGCCGCGCGCTTCAACATCAATGAAGAAGGGCTGCGCTACCTTCGCCAGTGGGTAAACGAATCAGGCGTTCGCTGGGGGATCGATGACGATAACGTCCAGGAGTTCGAGCTTCCCCCAACCGGGCAGCATACCTGGCGGTTTGGCCTGACGCGAATGCTGCTGGGCTACGCCATGGAGAGCAGCCAGGGCGAGTGGAACGAAGTGCTGCCTTACGATGAGTCCAGCGGTTTGATTGCTGAACTGGTAGGGCATTTAGCTTCTCTGCTGATGCAGCTAAACCGCTGGCGCCGTGAGCTAATGCAGCCGCGTCCGCTTGAAGCGTGGCTCCCGGTTTGCAGGGCGTTACTTAATGATTTCTTCCTGCCAGACAGTGACACCGAAGCGGCGATGGCGCTCATTGAAACGCAGTGGCAGGCTATCGTCGACGAGGGCGTGAATTCCCACTATCACGAGGCAATTCCTTTGTCGCTACTGAGAGATGAGTTGACGCAGCGCCTTGATCAGGAGCGAATCAGCCAGCGTTTCCTGGCAGGCCCCATCAATATCTGTACCCTGATGCCAATGCGCTCAATTCCCTTTAAGGTGGTCTGTCTGCTCGGCATGAACGACGGTGTTTATCCTCGTGCCCTGGCACCGCTGGGGTTCGATTTGATGAGCGCAGATCCAAAGCGGGGTGACCGTAGCCGTCGCGATGATGACCGCTATCTCTTCCTTGAAGCGCTTATCTCTGCTCAAAGTAAGCTCTATATCAGCTATATCGGCCGCTCCATTCAGGACAACAGCGAGCGCTTCCCCTCAGTTCTGGTGCAGGAACTGGTGGACTATATTGGCCAGAGCCACTATCTGGCTGGCGATGACGCGCTTAACTGCGATGAAAGCGAGCAGCGGGTGAAGGCGCACATTACGTGTATCCACAGCCGCATGCCGTTTGACCCGGTAAACTATATTGTCAGCGAACAGCAGAGCTATGCCCGCGAATGGCTGCCGGCAGCGAAAAAAGAGGGACGAGCCCATACGGATTTCATTCAGCCGCTTGATCCGCTGCCCATTAGCACCCTGACTTTCGAACAGCTTCAGCGGTTTTGGGCGCACCCGGTGCGCGCCTTCTTCCAGCAGCGACTACAGGTCAATTTCCGTTCTGAAGAGAGTGAAATTCCGGATGCAGAACCCTTTACCCTGGAAGGGCTGGAGCGCTATCAGTTAAACCTCCAACTGCTGAATGCGCTGGTTGAAGAGGAAGATGCTGACAAACTTTACCGCCGCTACCGCGCTGCAGGGCAACTGCCTTACGGGGCGTTTGGGGAAATTGTCTGGGAGGCGCAGTGCCAGGAGATGACCGCTCTGGCTGAGCGCGTAAGGGAGCACCGCCAGCCCGGACAAAGCATCGAAATCGATCTCCACTGTAATGGCGTACAGCTCACGGGCTGGCTAACCCAGGTTCAGCCCGATGGGCTATTGCGCTGGCGGCCTTCTTTGCTCAGCGTTTCACAAGGATTGCAACTCTGGCTGGAACATCTTGTCTACAGTGCGGGTGGCAATAAAGGCGAAAGCCGGATCTTCGTGCGCAAAGACGGCGAGTGGCGCTTCCCACCAATGGAGGCAGAACAGGCGTTACGCTATCTGTCTTTGTACATCGAGGGCTATCTTCAGGGAATGAACAAACCCCTACTGCTACTGCCCGAAAGTGGCGGTGCGTGGATAAAAGCCTGTTATGACGCGCAGAATGATGCGATGTTAACGGACGAGGCTTCGCTGCAGAAAGCGCGCAGTAAATTTATGCAGGCCTATGAAGGAAACATGATGGTGCGCGGTGAAGGTGAGGATGTCTGGTATCAACGTTTATGGCGAACGCTTGAGCCAGAATACTTCGAGGCTATTACGGAAGAGGCGCAACGCTACCTGTTACCGTTGTTTAAATTTAATCAGTCCTGA
- a CDS encoding prepilin-type N-terminal cleavage/methylation domain-containing protein — protein MPTAIKKEKGFSMVEVLLAMMLLVIIVTALAGYHRALAARFNLFNQYRQLWHHAWNQAQLSTNVLPAGWQASRVQTTHAGCVSITVTLISPLGRRGEITRLHCPVSQ, from the coding sequence ATGCCAACTGCCATAAAAAAAGAGAAAGGATTTAGCATGGTTGAGGTTCTGCTGGCGATGATGCTGCTGGTCATCATCGTCACGGCACTGGCCGGCTATCATCGGGCGCTGGCGGCGCGGTTTAACCTGTTTAACCAGTATCGCCAGCTCTGGCACCATGCATGGAATCAGGCACAGCTCTCAACAAATGTTCTGCCCGCAGGCTGGCAGGCCAGTCGGGTGCAGACAACGCACGCAGGATGTGTCAGCATCACGGTTACACTTATTTCTCCTCTGGGGCGACGCGGTGAGATAACGCGTCTGCATTGCCCGGTTAGCCAGTAG
- a CDS encoding DUF2509 family protein: MNRQRGMSSLGLVLLLLVLGTLILTGLNQQLTTFSALVGGESRSLQQQASVQSALEWGRVQNWSPDPEVQCKKAPAWRVCLLQLSENTVLLIAGVNDLLLWRSGEIVDGKIRFSPHGWSDFCPLEERSLCQLP; this comes from the coding sequence GTGAACCGTCAACGCGGTATGTCTTCTCTGGGGCTGGTCCTGCTTTTGCTGGTGCTCGGTACCCTGATCCTCACTGGCCTAAACCAGCAACTCACCACGTTTAGTGCGCTCGTTGGCGGTGAAAGCCGTTCGCTACAGCAGCAGGCTTCTGTCCAGTCAGCGCTTGAGTGGGGACGCGTTCAGAACTGGTCACCCGACCCTGAAGTTCAGTGTAAAAAGGCACCCGCGTGGCGAGTGTGTTTGCTGCAACTGAGTGAGAACACTGTTTTACTGATTGCCGGAGTCAACGACCTGCTGCTCTGGCGTTCAGGAGAGATCGTCGACGGTAAAATTCGCTTTTCGCCTCACGGCTGGAGTGATTTTTGTCCGCTAGAGGAGCGTTCGCTATGCCAACTGCCATAA
- a CDS encoding prepilin peptidase-dependent protein codes for MSMRQRGFSLTEVLIATAISSLLLIGASSFLPGLQRAVLLQSGQRELEEEVWQRLFAFGKQLQRAGYCAGNCQGQGLTIARQGSCVIVRWDANSNGRWDRSASENDSTGFRLESGALETLRGATSCEGKGWEKLTDPDRLAIAHFVVRKVTRAGFAPELNIELSALRKGEHGEPYQALYTVTGYNL; via the coding sequence ATGTCGATGAGACAGCGCGGTTTTTCGCTGACTGAAGTTCTGATTGCCACGGCCATCAGTAGCCTGTTGTTGATTGGCGCATCGAGCTTTTTACCCGGATTGCAGCGGGCGGTATTACTGCAATCCGGCCAGAGAGAGCTGGAAGAAGAGGTCTGGCAGCGCCTGTTTGCTTTCGGCAAACAGCTTCAGCGTGCGGGTTACTGTGCGGGGAACTGTCAGGGGCAAGGGCTGACGATCGCAAGGCAGGGCAGTTGCGTCATTGTGCGGTGGGATGCCAACAGTAACGGCCGCTGGGATCGCAGTGCATCAGAAAACGACAGCACCGGTTTTCGTCTGGAATCGGGCGCGCTGGAAACCCTGCGTGGAGCAACCTCGTGTGAAGGTAAGGGATGGGAAAAGCTCACGGACCCGGACAGGCTTGCGATTGCACACTTTGTGGTGAGGAAAGTTACACGCGCCGGGTTTGCGCCGGAGCTGAATATCGAACTGTCCGCCCTTCGCAAAGGCGAGCATGGGGAGCCTTATCAGGCGTTGTATACGGTCACGGGGTACAACCTGTGA
- a CDS encoding prepilin peptidase-dependent protein, whose protein sequence is MKKENGFTLIETLVAVSLVVILSASGLYGWDSWQRQQRLWQTADQVRDYLVFLRNDANRHNRDHQIRLQRVGEKECLVSSAVQGCEKGSPFVLIPLWPEVAVSEVTPSLGFYGLRDTAWAGRIRVQSRAGEWLIIVSDGGRIRMCKVSQGGSCR, encoded by the coding sequence ATGAAAAAAGAGAACGGCTTTACGCTTATCGAAACGCTGGTGGCTGTCTCGCTGGTTGTCATACTCAGCGCCTCAGGTCTGTACGGCTGGGACAGCTGGCAGCGGCAGCAGCGGTTGTGGCAAACCGCCGACCAGGTGCGCGACTATCTGGTCTTTCTGCGCAACGACGCCAACCGGCACAACCGCGACCATCAAATTCGCCTTCAGCGGGTGGGCGAAAAGGAGTGCCTCGTGAGCTCAGCCGTACAAGGCTGTGAGAAGGGCAGCCCCTTTGTTCTGATTCCACTCTGGCCAGAGGTCGCGGTGAGCGAAGTCACGCCGTCATTAGGGTTCTATGGGTTAAGGGATACGGCATGGGCAGGGCGGATAAGGGTTCAAAGCCGTGCCGGAGAATGGCTGATCATAGTCTCAGACGGAGGGCGCATCAGAATGTGTAAGGTCTCACAGGGAGGTTCATGTCGATGA
- the thyA gene encoding thymidylate synthase — translation MKQYLELMKKVLDEGTPKNDRTGTGTLSIFGHQMRFNLQEGFPLVTTKRCHLRSIIHELLWFLQGDTNVAYLHENNVSIWDEWADENGNLGPVYGKQWRAWPTPDGRHIDQITTVMNQLKNDPDSRRIIVSAWNVGELDKMALAPCHAFFQFYVADGKLSCQLYQRSCDVFLGLPFNIASYALLVHMMAQQCDLEVGDFVWTGGDTHLYSNHMEQTHLQLTREPRALPKLIIKRKPASIFDYRFDDFEIEGYDPHPGIKAPVAI, via the coding sequence ATGAAACAGTATCTTGAATTGATGAAAAAAGTGCTCGATGAGGGCACGCCGAAAAACGACCGTACCGGTACCGGTACGCTCTCCATTTTTGGCCACCAGATGCGCTTCAATCTGCAAGAAGGCTTCCCTCTGGTGACGACAAAGCGCTGCCACCTGCGCTCTATCATTCATGAACTGCTCTGGTTCCTGCAAGGCGATACCAACGTTGCGTATCTGCACGAAAATAACGTCTCCATCTGGGACGAATGGGCAGATGAAAACGGCAACCTGGGCCCGGTATACGGCAAGCAGTGGCGCGCATGGCCAACGCCTGATGGCCGCCATATTGACCAGATCACAACCGTCATGAACCAGCTGAAAAACGATCCGGACTCGCGCCGAATCATCGTTTCTGCCTGGAACGTGGGTGAGCTGGATAAAATGGCGCTGGCACCGTGCCACGCGTTCTTCCAGTTCTATGTGGCCGACGGCAAACTCTCCTGCCAGCTCTACCAGCGCTCCTGTGACGTGTTCCTCGGCCTGCCGTTTAACATTGCCAGCTATGCGCTGTTAGTTCACATGATGGCTCAGCAGTGTGACCTTGAAGTGGGTGATTTCGTCTGGACAGGTGGGGACACCCATCTCTACAGCAATCATATGGAACAGACGCATCTTCAGCTCACCCGCGAACCGCGTGCGCTGCCGAAGCTGATTATCAAACGCAAACCGGCATCAATCTTCGACTACCGCTTTGATGATTTTGAGATTGAGGGCTACGACCCGCACCCAGGCATCAAAGCGCCCGTCGCTATCTGA
- the lgt gene encoding prolipoprotein diacylglyceryl transferase, which translates to MNSGYLHFPEFDPVIFSVGPVSLHWYGLMYLVGFVFAMWLAGRRASRPGSGWTKNEVENLLYAGFLGVFLGGRIGYVLFYNFPVFLNDPLYLFRVWDGGMSFHGGLIGVILVMVIFAKRTKRNFFQVSDFIAPLIPFGLGAGRLGNFINGELWGRVDPSVPYTMLFPGSRAEDIALLPSHPEWQSIFDTYGVLPRHMSQLYELALEGVVLFIILNLFIRKPRPMGAVSGLFLIGYGAFRIIVEFFRQPDAQFTGEWVQYISMGQILSIPMIVAGAIMMIWAYRRRPQQQLS; encoded by the coding sequence ATGAACAGTGGTTATCTGCATTTTCCGGAGTTTGATCCGGTCATTTTCTCAGTAGGACCTGTTTCGCTTCACTGGTACGGTCTGATGTACCTGGTGGGCTTCGTTTTTGCCATGTGGCTCGCGGGCCGTCGCGCCAGCCGTCCTGGCAGCGGCTGGACCAAAAATGAAGTTGAAAACCTGCTATACGCAGGCTTCCTCGGCGTGTTCCTCGGTGGCCGTATTGGGTATGTTCTGTTCTATAACTTCCCGGTATTCCTGAACGATCCCCTCTATCTTTTCCGCGTCTGGGACGGCGGCATGTCTTTCCACGGCGGCCTGATTGGGGTGATCCTGGTGATGGTGATTTTTGCCAAACGCACCAAGCGCAACTTCTTCCAGGTGTCAGATTTTATCGCACCGCTGATCCCGTTTGGTCTCGGGGCTGGTCGTCTGGGCAACTTTATCAACGGTGAGCTGTGGGGCCGCGTTGACCCAAGCGTGCCGTACACGATGCTCTTCCCGGGCTCCCGCGCGGAAGATATCGCGCTGCTGCCGTCGCACCCGGAGTGGCAGTCCATTTTCGATACCTACGGCGTGCTGCCGCGTCATATGTCCCAGCTGTACGAACTGGCGCTGGAAGGCGTGGTGCTGTTTATCATTCTGAACCTGTTTATTCGCAAGCCGCGCCCGATGGGGGCTGTTTCCGGGCTGTTCCTGATTGGCTATGGCGCGTTCCGCATCATCGTCGAATTCTTCCGCCAGCCCGACGCCCAGTTTACCGGCGAATGGGTACAGTACATCAGCATGGGGCAGATCCTCTCCATTCCGATGATCGTAGCGGGTGCCATTATGATGATTTGGGCGTATCGTCGTCGTCCACAGCAACAACTTTCCTGA
- the ptsP gene encoding phosphoenolpyruvate--protein phosphotransferase, with amino-acid sequence MLTRLREIVEKVASAPRLNEALNILVTDICLAMETEVCSVYLADHDRRCYYLMATRGLKKPRGRTVTLAFDEGIVGLVGRLAEPINLADAQKHPSFKYIPSVKEERFRAFLGVPIIQRRQLLGVLVVQQRELRQYDESEESFLVTLATQMAAILSQSQLAALFGQYRHTRIRALPASPGVAIAEGWMDATLPLMEQVYEASTLDEALERERLTAALEEAANEFRRYSKRFAAGAQKETAAIFDLYSHLLSDARLRRELFAEVDKGSVAEWAVKKVIEKFAEQFAALTDGYLKERAGDLRALGQRLLFHLDDTIQGPNAWPKRFVLVADELSATTLAELPQDRLAGVVVRDGAANSHAAIMVRALGIPTVMGADIQPSVLHRRTLVVDGYRGELLVDPEPVLLQEYQRLISEENELSKLAEDDVNLPAQLKSGERIKVMLNAGLSPEHEEKLGSRIDGIGLYRTEIPFMLQSGFPSEEEQVAQYQGMLQMFNDKPVTLRTLDVGADKQLPYMPISEENPCLGWRGIRITLDQPEIFLIQVRAMLRANAATGNLSILLPMVTSIDEIDEARRLIERAGREVEEMIGYAIPKPRIGVMLEVPSMVFMLPQLANRVDFISVGTNDLTQYILAVDRNNTRVASIYDSLHPAIIRALAMIAREAEQYGIDLRLCGEMAGDSMCVAILIGLGYRHLSMNGRAVARVKYLLRHIDINDARELAERSLDAQLAAEVRHQVAAFMERRGMGGLIRGGR; translated from the coding sequence ATGCTCACCCGCTTGCGAGAAATAGTCGAGAAGGTGGCCAGTGCTCCGCGTCTCAACGAGGCGCTGAATATTCTGGTTACTGACATCTGTCTTGCGATGGAGACCGAAGTCTGTTCGGTGTATCTGGCCGACCACGATCGACGCTGCTATTACCTGATGGCGACCCGTGGTTTGAAAAAGCCACGGGGACGCACCGTAACGCTCGCATTTGATGAAGGTATCGTCGGCCTGGTTGGGCGGCTGGCTGAACCTATCAACCTTGCCGACGCGCAAAAACACCCCAGCTTTAAATACATCCCTTCCGTAAAAGAAGAGCGTTTCCGCGCGTTCCTTGGCGTGCCGATTATCCAGCGTCGTCAACTTTTGGGCGTGCTGGTCGTCCAGCAGCGGGAGCTGCGTCAGTACGATGAAAGCGAAGAGTCCTTCCTCGTCACGCTGGCGACACAGATGGCGGCGATCCTCTCACAGTCTCAGCTTGCAGCGCTCTTCGGTCAGTATCGCCATACGCGCATTCGTGCCCTTCCGGCATCGCCAGGGGTAGCGATTGCTGAAGGCTGGATGGACGCCACGCTGCCGTTAATGGAGCAGGTTTACGAAGCCTCTACGCTCGATGAAGCGCTGGAGCGCGAGCGTCTTACCGCCGCGCTGGAAGAGGCGGCAAATGAATTTCGCCGCTACAGCAAACGCTTTGCGGCGGGTGCGCAAAAAGAGACGGCGGCTATCTTCGACCTTTATTCGCACCTGCTTTCCGACGCGCGGCTGCGCCGTGAGCTTTTTGCGGAAGTGGATAAAGGTTCGGTAGCAGAATGGGCCGTTAAAAAGGTCATCGAAAAATTTGCTGAGCAGTTTGCAGCATTAACAGACGGTTACCTGAAGGAGCGAGCCGGCGATCTCCGTGCGCTGGGGCAACGTCTGCTGTTCCATCTTGATGACACCATTCAGGGGCCAAACGCCTGGCCAAAACGGTTTGTGCTGGTGGCCGATGAACTCTCGGCAACGACGCTGGCTGAACTGCCGCAGGACCGGCTGGCCGGTGTCGTGGTGCGCGATGGTGCCGCTAACTCCCACGCCGCCATTATGGTGCGCGCACTCGGTATTCCTACCGTTATGGGGGCGGATATCCAGCCGTCGGTACTGCATCGACGCACGCTGGTGGTGGATGGTTACCGCGGTGAACTGCTGGTCGATCCTGAACCCGTTCTGCTCCAGGAATATCAGCGTCTCATCAGCGAAGAGAATGAATTAAGCAAGCTGGCGGAAGATGACGTTAACCTTCCCGCACAGCTGAAGAGCGGTGAGCGGATCAAAGTCATGCTCAACGCCGGTTTAAGCCCTGAGCACGAAGAGAAGCTGGGCAGCCGCATCGACGGTATTGGCCTGTACCGTACTGAAATCCCGTTTATGCTGCAGAGCGGTTTCCCCTCCGAAGAGGAGCAGGTGGCGCAGTATCAGGGGATGTTGCAAATGTTCAACGACAAGCCTGTCACCCTGCGTACCCTGGATGTCGGGGCGGATAAACAGCTGCCGTATATGCCGATCAGCGAAGAGAACCCGTGTCTTGGCTGGCGCGGGATCCGCATTACGCTCGATCAGCCGGAGATCTTCCTGATCCAGGTGCGCGCCATGCTGCGCGCTAATGCTGCGACGGGCAATCTCAGCATCTTACTGCCGATGGTCACCAGCATTGATGAGATCGACGAAGCGCGGCGCCTGATCGAACGTGCTGGTCGTGAAGTGGAAGAGATGATTGGCTATGCGATCCCGAAACCACGGATCGGCGTCATGCTCGAAGTGCCGTCTATGGTCTTCATGCTGCCGCAGCTGGCAAACCGCGTTGATTTTATCTCTGTCGGTACCAACGACCTGACGCAATATATTCTGGCCGTCGACCGGAACAACACCCGCGTCGCCAGTATCTACGATAGCCTGCATCCGGCAATCATTCGCGCGCTGGCGATGATTGCCCGTGAGGCTGAACAGTACGGTATTGATCTACGCCTGTGCGGTGAAATGGCCGGAGACTCGATGTGCGTCGCGATCCTGATTGGTCTGGGATACCGCCATCTGTCGATGAACGGCCGTGCCGTAGCGCGCGTGAAGTATTTGTTGCGTCATATAGACATCAATGATGCCCGTGAGCTGGCTGAGCGCAGCCTTGACGCTCAGCTGGCGGCTGAGGTTCGTCACCAGGTGGCGGCATTTATGGAACGACGCGGTATGGGCGGGCTGATTCGCGGTGGTCGCTAA
- the rppH gene encoding RNA pyrophosphohydrolase gives MIDDDGYRPNVGIVICNRQGQVMWARRYGQHSWQFPQGGINPGESPEQAMYRELFEEVGLSRKDVRILASTRNWLRYKLPKRLVRWDTKPVCIGQKQKWFLLQLVGNDSDINMQTSSTPEFDGWRWVSYWYPVRQVVSFKRDVYRRVMKEFASVVMQLQEIPPKPQSAPAWRRKRG, from the coding sequence GTGATTGATGACGATGGCTACCGCCCGAACGTAGGAATAGTAATTTGTAATCGTCAGGGCCAGGTAATGTGGGCCCGTCGATATGGTCAGCACTCCTGGCAGTTCCCGCAAGGCGGGATCAATCCGGGAGAGTCCCCAGAACAAGCGATGTACCGGGAGCTTTTTGAAGAGGTCGGTTTAAGCCGAAAAGATGTTCGCATCCTCGCCTCGACCCGCAACTGGTTGCGTTACAAGTTACCGAAACGTTTGGTGCGTTGGGACACAAAGCCGGTTTGTATCGGCCAGAAACAGAAGTGGTTTCTTCTGCAGTTGGTGGGCAACGATTCAGACATCAATATGCAAACCAGCAGTACGCCGGAGTTCGATGGCTGGCGCTGGGTGAGCTATTGGTATCCTGTTCGTCAGGTCGTGTCATTTAAGCGCGATGTTTACCGTAGGGTGATGAAAGAGTTTGCAAGTGTGGTGATGCAGCTTCAGGAGATCCCGCCTAAGCCGCAGAGCGCACCTGCCTGGCGACGTAAAAGAGGTTAA
- the mutH gene encoding DNA mismatch repair endonuclease MutH produces MHSLTPLLSPPSSEGQLLEQAQRLAGFSLGELAAMAGLQIPKDLKRDKGWIGMLLELWLGASAGSKPEQDFAALGVELKTIPIDSWGRPLETTFVCVAPLTGNTGVTWETSHVRHKLKRVLWIPVEGERQIPLAERRVGAPLLWSPDEEEEHQLRLDWEELMDMIVLGQVERITARHGEVLQLRPKAANSKALTEAIGAMGEPILTLPRGFYLKKNFTGALLARHFLLKT; encoded by the coding sequence ATGCATTCGCTTACCCCCTTGCTCTCACCGCCGTCCAGCGAAGGCCAGCTGCTAGAGCAGGCACAGCGCCTGGCAGGCTTCTCGCTTGGCGAACTGGCGGCTATGGCAGGGCTTCAGATCCCGAAGGATCTTAAACGGGATAAAGGCTGGATCGGCATGCTGCTGGAGCTGTGGCTGGGTGCCAGCGCCGGGAGCAAACCTGAGCAAGATTTTGCCGCCCTTGGCGTCGAGTTAAAAACCATCCCCATCGACAGCTGGGGTCGCCCCCTGGAGACAACCTTTGTCTGCGTTGCGCCCTTAACCGGCAATACCGGCGTGACGTGGGAAACCAGCCACGTGCGTCATAAGCTGAAACGCGTGCTTTGGATACCGGTTGAAGGTGAACGGCAGATCCCGCTGGCCGAACGTCGCGTTGGCGCACCGCTGCTCTGGAGTCCGGATGAAGAGGAGGAGCATCAGCTGCGCCTGGACTGGGAAGAGCTGATGGACATGATTGTGCTCGGGCAGGTCGAGCGAATTACCGCCCGACACGGAGAAGTGTTACAGCTGCGCCCGAAAGCGGCAAACAGCAAAGCGCTTACCGAGGCGATCGGCGCGATGGGCGAACCCATACTGACGCTGCCGCGCGGTTTTTATCTTAAAAAGAATTTCACCGGCGCGCTGCTTGCTCGTCATTTCTTACTTAAAACATAG
- a CDS encoding YgdI/YgdR family lipoprotein, translated as MKKWAVLISAVGLAFAVSGCSSDYVMATKDGRMILTDGKPEVDDDTGLVSYHDQAGNKMQINRDEVSQIIER; from the coding sequence ATGAAAAAATGGGCGGTGTTAATTTCAGCAGTCGGGTTGGCGTTTGCCGTATCGGGCTGCAGCAGCGATTACGTCATGGCAACGAAAGATGGCCGGATGATCCTGACCGACGGCAAACCCGAAGTCGACGACGATACCGGTCTGGTCAGCTACCACGACCAGGCAGGCAATAAAATGCAGATCAATCGCGACGAAGTCTCGCAAATTATTGAGCGATAA